In Mycoplasma sp. OR1901, the genomic window TTAACATTAGTTGCTAAACTTAAAAGTGTATTACATCTTTTAAATGTTAAAGATAATTTCAATTTATATACACATTGAAAAACTAAATATATAAAAGGCAGAAAAAAATGAAAAAAACTAAAAATCTATTTTTATCAATATCAAAATTAGGTTCATTAATGACCATTGCAACTTTACCAGTAATAGCTGCATCATGTTCAAATTCAAATAGTGGAACAAGTAAAGCTGATGCTAATTTCAAATTAGTTAAAGCTAACGGATATTCAGACGAAATGACAAAACTTGACTTAGGTACAGCAACTTTAGCAGCAGGTTGAGGTGATACAAGAGCTTTAATCAAAAACTCAAATAATTTAGTAGTTGTGGGTGCGACCGAAACTATTGCAAACGACGGTGTACAAGCTAGATCAACACTAAAAAGAGGTGATGTTGAAGCAATTAAATCAATTTTACAACACGCTATTAAAGATAAACAAAATCCAAAATTACAAATTAGTGACATACAAAATCCAGGTAAAACAAAATTTGTATTTAAAACATATAGTCATAATGATTATTCATCAGTTGATGAAAATGGACAAATAATTATCGACACAAAAGGAACAAAAGTAAATACTTATGGTACACCATTAGTAGATGGTTCAGATTACTTTGTTAAAAACCAAGACGGGACTTTCGCAAGAAAACAAGGTTCAAATAATAAATTTAAAATTCAATTTATACCATCAAGTGACCCTGCAGAAGTAAGAAAAGCTTCGCAAGCTTTAGAAACATATTTAAATGAAAAAGGTTACAATATCGAAATTTCAACTGCAACAGAATATAACGCTGCAGCAAACGCATTAAAAGAAGGTTCTATTGATGTTGCGTTTTTACCAGCAGGTTCATGAGCTGAACAAGCACAAGGAACAAACTTTATTTTAGTAGCTGGTAGAGGTGTACAAATTATTGATCCATATGAATCAGTAACTAACACAACAACTCCTGCATTTAAAGATGAAAAAATATTAGTAGATGCAATTAACGGATACAATACCTTTAATGCCAAAAATGGTAAATCTAAATTATACATACCTAACACATTAGAAAATGCTCCACAAACTGTCGATGAGCAAAATGGTTATTCTCAAGTGCTTAAAAACAAGGTAGAAAGTATTATTAATGCCGCAAATGGTAACGTGCCTGTAGTAGGATTTTATCGTTCATACGTTATGGCTAAAAAAGATTCAGAAATAGCTGTTAAAATTCAAAACGCACTTAAAACACAAGGTTCAAACTGAACATTGCCTTGAGATGAAGTTAAAGGACTAATTAAATTCGCCTACACATCAACAACTTCATCAGGTTCATATATCTTTCCTGAAGCATGATTCAAAAAACATTTTACAGGGTTCACATCATTTAAAGGTGAGTAATAAATATGCAATATTTTAAGAAAAATAAAAATATTGCAACAGATAATTGAAATATAGATTGACGTGACGTTAATAAAACTTATCCTAACGGAAAGAAAGGATTAACTAACGTCAATCTTTCTATAAAGCAAGGTGAATTTGTTGCAATTATTGGGCTCTCAGGAGCCGGAAAAACTACATTATTAAAAACAGTTAACAAAATAAACGAAATATCTTCTGGTAGTCTAACAGTAGGTCCGCATAACGTTAACGATTTAAAAAGAAAAGCATTAAGAGAATTTAGAACAAAAGTGGGTATTGTTTTTCAAGGCTATAATCTAATAGATAACATAAGTGTATTACAAAATGTTTTAGCTGCTAGATTACCACAAATGCACCCACTAAGATCTTTCTTGGGTTGATATACAAAAGAAGATACTGAATTTGCATATCAATGTTTAGCTAGAGTAAATATTTTAGAAAACGCATATGATAGAGCAAAAGATCTAAGTGGTGGACAGATGCAACGTGTTGCGTTAGCAAGAACTCTAGCACAAAAACCTAAAATCATTTTAGCTGATGAACCTGTAGGAGCTTTAGATCCTATTATGGCTAAATCTGTTATGGACGGGTTTTTATTAGTAAATAAAATGGATCAAATAACTGTTTTGGCTAACTTACATCATGTTGATTTGGCCTTACAATATGCTGATAGAATTATCGGAATTAAAAAAGGTGAGATTGTCTTTGACGATAGTTGAGATAAAGTAAATTTAGATGTTTTAAAAAATATTTATGGCGAACAATTAGAACAATTTGATGAACAACAATTTATTGAAACTAAAAGAAAAAGAGAGATAATTCAAGAAGAAATAAATTCAAAAATCAAGGAATTTAAATAATGCAAAAAAGTAGTAAAAACAATACTGTATTTGCTTTTAAGAAAATACAAAAATCAGTTTTTGATTATTTTAGACCTAAATTCATTGATATCAACGGGCAAAAAGTTATTAAAAAGTTTCCTTGACTTTTTGCTTTAACCGCATTAGTTAGCCTTATAATAATTATTTTATTATTCATTAAAATAAAACCTGATTTCCAAAACTCAAATAGTTTTGTTAAATTAATCGCAAACTTTTTTAAATTTAACACTAATGCGGTAATAGGTTCTAAAACAGATATCACAATTGCGGATACCACACTTCAAAGCTTAAAACTACTTTGGCAAACAATTTCTTACTCAGTTTTAGGAACAATACTTGGTATCTTTTTAGGTATCCCTATTGCACTTTTAAGTTCAAAAAACTTCATTAAAACACCTTGAATATACGGCCCAATGCGTGCATTCATGAGTGTTTTAAGAACAATTCCTCCGATAGTATACGCTTACATAATTTACTTTATATTATCACCTTCATTAGTTGCAACTCTTTCAATAGCAATTTTTGTTGCTTCTTTAATGGCTAAATGATTATATGAAGATCTAGATACTTATGATGTAAGTAGTTACTACGGTTTACAAGCCATCGGAAATAATAAGTGAAATGCTTTCAAAAAATCAATCCTTCCATATTTAATAAAAAGAATTGTTAGTTATGGATTCTATAGTTTTGAAATGGTCGTTCGTTTCGCTGCTATTTTAAGTATTATTGGTATATCTACAATAGGTCAATTAATGGCCGATGAATATGCCGTTCCTAATAATTTTGCTCACTTATCAATCGCAATTTGAATTCTTGTAATTTTCATGGTTATACTAGAAGTTTTTACATTCCTAGTTAAAAAATGAATTTTAGAATACTCAGCAAAACACCCTAAAATTGATGAAGGTTTAGATTTCAAAGCAAAATTAGAACAATTAAAAAAACAAAAGCCTAAAAACATTTATATAAAAATAATTGTATCAATAATTGTATTTTCACTTTTTATCGCCTCATTATTTTCAGTAGAATTTAAAACTACAGGACCTGAAGGGTTCGCATATTTTAATGAAGGTGTTAAAAATCTATTACATCCTAATTGAAGCGTATTCAAATGAAATAGTGGAGATAACCCAATAATACTAGGTACAGAAGCGTTAGCAATAGCGGTTCTAGCAAGTATAATCGGACTAATATTCAGTTTATTTTTTGGTATATTAGCTTCTAAAAAAGTAACTGGTTCATATCTATCACTATTATTTAAATTTATAATCATTACTCTTAGAGCGATACCACCATTTACATATGCATTAATTTTCTTATTGTGACAAAAAGATTCAATTATATGAGCAGGAACACTTGCTTTAGGAATCCACAGTATTGGTATGTTAGCAAAATTAATTAACGAAAGTGTCGATAAAATAGATGATAAAGTCTTTCAATCCTTAGATAGTTTAGGAGTTTCAACTTGAACAAAAATTAGAGTAGGAATAATCAAGGAAATCTTACCTCAAACTCTTTCTAATTTCTTATATAGAATTGAGATTAATTTTAAAAGCACTGTAGTAATCGGTGCTGTTGGTGCATGTGATTATGGTTATCAAATTACTGTTTATTCGGTTGATATCCGTTATTGAAGCATTTTGAGTTCATATTTAATATTTACAATTGTATTATTATTAATAATTGAGCAAATTTCAAATATATTAAGAAAGAAAATAATGAATGGTTACTTCTTAGAAGAAAATGTATTTCTTAAAAAATATTTTAGAACTAGAACTTTAGTAAAATCATTGGCTCTATCAAACATAAATAACACTGTTTTTATGTTTGATAATAGAATCTCTAAATATAATATTTCTAAATTTAATAACGAATTATTAAATCAATTTTATTTTGAGAATAAAATCAAATTTAATCAATATAAGGTCTTAAAAAACAAATGATCAAGTGAATCTAGTATAATTTATAAAGAATTGAAAACACTTAAAAAAGAAGCGTTTTTAAGTGTTTGAAAAGAAAATAAAAATTTAAAAATTTGATCATGAAGTAAAAGAATAAAATTAGCTTTACAAGCTTCCGATAAAGTTAGTTCAAAATACTTCGAGAACAAATCAATTGAAAGTAGAAAATATGCTAGTTAATCAACTTAAAAAATTCTGAGAAATAGTTTTACAAGCTGAATATATTACCTTATGCACTCATATTGAACCTGACGGTGATACTTTAGGTAGCGCAGTAGCCTTAAAAGAGTTAATTTGGCTTAACTCTCCAAAAATAAAAGATGTAAAAATATCTGGTAAAGATTACCCACGCAATTTAAGCTTTTTGTTAAGCGAAAAAGCAGATCTTGTGTCTGATGAATTCTTTGATAAAAGTCTTAAAGTAGTTGTTGATACATCTACAAAGTCTAGAATTTACGACCAAAGAGTTGTAACTAAAGAAGCCCTTAAAATAGATCATCACCCATTTGAAAATGAATGGTTATTCGAAATAGGTGGAGATAATTGACCTGCTACAGGTCAATTAGTCGCAATGCTTATCAAACATTTAAACCTTAAAACAAATAATTTGGCACTAGAAGGTGCTGCCGTTGCTATTTTAACTGATACAGAATTTTTCAAAGAAAGAAATATATCCGCCGAAACTTTTGAGGCCATGAAAGTACTATTTGAGCATAATTTAAACTATCCTTCTTTATTGATTAAAATGCAACTTAATAATGAGGAATTAGAAACTATTTGAAGCGTATGTTATAACAAGAAAGTTGATAAATACGTAACATATACAGTCTCAAATGAAATAATAACCAACGATATTGCTCGACCTTTAGTCGCAAAATTTGTAGAAATTTCAAACACCGATATCACAATAGCATTTTTAAAAAGAGAACAGGGTGATTATAGAGCTGAAATAAGATCTAACGGGTCTTTTGATGTTTCATTAATTGCAAAACATTTTGGTGGTGGCGGACACCATAATTCAAGTGGATTTATAATTGAAAATGAAGAAAAAATTGCAAACGTTATAAAGTATATAAATAATTTAATAACATCTTAATAAAAAGTCGTTTCATAACGACTTTTTATTTTGTTAAATCTTTAAAAATATCATCCCTATTATTTCAATAGTTTATTATTTCTTCTAAATTTAAAGAATTTCCGTTTAGTAAAATATGATTATCACCTGAAAATAATAATAAATAAAAGTAAAAGTTAAATTTTTCCTGGTTTTTATTTATTTTAAAAATAAAATTAAACGTAGAAATATAATTTTCATTTACATTATCTTTAAAACTAACCAATAATTCTTTTCCAAGAAACATTTTATCTTTTATTTCTTTGGGTTCTATTTTTATTTCTTCTTCGAGTGGCGAATTACTTAAATTATTTTTCTCAAATCTAAAATAATCAAAGAAAATAATAATTCAAAGAATATTGAAATATAACACAGGAATAAAAGTAATTATTCCTAATATTACTCAAAGATAACCTCATTGCCTTGAAATTTCAAGAGTATCATTGATTGAAAAAACAATTATTAGTGGTATGAACACAAGAGATAAAATAGATATTAAAGAATTAAAAATTAAAAATTTTAATATCTTGCTTTTAATTATTTTATTTATTTGCTCATTTATTTTTAGATTTTTAGTTTTTGCATTATGAAATATACTTTTAAATATTGCCTAAAAAAATCTGGGATTTAATGACGGCAATTTAACGCTCATACTAACGTAATAAAGATTAATAACAAAAATTACAATAAAGAAATATATACTATCCATGACTATTTAACTCCACTATTATTTAGTTAATAAAATTTGAATAAACACTATCTAAATTATTTCAAATTCTAATAATTTCTTCGTCACCTAAATAATTATTATCGCTATTTAAAATGTGATTTGTACTTGAAAATAACAATAAATAGGCAACATACTCAAACTCATCTTTGTCTTTAATGTTTTTTAGAAATCTATCAATATCAAATTTATGAATATTAATACTTTTATTGCTTCAAAATTTAAAAATTTGTGATAGTAATTTATATGAACAATTTAATTTTTTAGATCGAAAAATACTTTTAAATTCAGCGTCGTTTTCATTGACCTTTACTTTTTCTTCTAACAAGGTTTCTTTATCATTTTTTAAAGTTTTAAATTTAATAAATAACACTAAAACTCTTATAAATAAGAACAAAAATACAATTGGCGGTATAAATAATAAAAATAAAGATAAATAAGGCATTAATGTAAGTATATTGTCAAAATTAGAAACCAAAGTCATAACATTAAATACAATCGAACCAATACCTAATAAATTTATAGTAAGAAATAAAACTAACAATAAAATTATTGTTTTTAAAATTCTTTTTAGTTGTTTATCGTTTATTTTTAAACCATTATTGGTTACATTTTTTAACATGCTATCAAACAATATAATATACATTTTAAAGTTTAATTTTGTGTTATTTACCATCAACACTAATAATGTCATTGGGATAAAAACCAGACCAAAACCAAGAAATAAATTCGTCACTTTTCTTCTCCTTTTAATATTAATTTTTACCTATTTTAATTGTATTAAACAATAATAAAATTTATATGAAAAAGCATTTTTTATTCACTTAAATATAAAATAGTTAAGTCTTTTTTTATAATAAATGAACTACTTTTAAAATATTTTTAAATATCGAAAAAATACGATGTCTTTTACTAAAATATGTATATAAAAAGACCGCAAATGCGGCCTTAAAATTCTTAAAAACCTTCGGTGAATAATGCTGTATCTTTTTTTCCGTTTCCAAATCCTGATGGATAAATTTTTCTTAAGTTTTCACGATATGAAGCTATTTGTCCTTCATATTTAGTTTTATCAGTTCCATCAATTAAGTTATAAGCTTTGATGGTGTTGTTATTAAGTGTGTAGTCTTCAGATAGTAATAGTGGTGTAAATGATGAAATAGAACTTAAATCACCATATTTAACTTTACTACTTACTCCACTATATGCACCTATAATTTGACCAAATTCATTATAAACTACAGACCCTGAAGCGCCATAGTATAATGAAGAAAAATGAATTGAATGTATAAACCCATAAAAATCAGCTAATGTTTTACCAAAAACTGTTGTATATGGCGAAAAGTTATTGTTTGTCATTTTCTCTTCATAACTTCTAGAAGGAAGACCAAACGCTTCTGAATTTTTTGGTGCTCTATTGTATCATGTTTCATCACTATTTCTTTCTACTGGATTATTTTGACTTCATGAAGAAAATGAGGATTCATAAGCTGGGTATCCACCAATATAAATATTTTTAGAATTCTTTAAATTATCAGTGCCCGTCTGTTTTTCAGCAGTAATATAGTCAGTTGTAAGCATGTATTTAGAAATTGATTTATCTTGATTTGGGGTTATATTTTTTGAATTTCTTTCGATGTATTTATCTAATGCTTTAATTGCATTTTTAAATCACTCTGCATAATTAGAAGTCATTTTAGTAAAATCAACATCTATTTCAAAGACGGCAAAGTCAGTGTAAAATGGAATATATTTATTATTTTTCAATGTGTTATTAAGTGCTCAAACTTCACTACTTTTATCATCCGGATCATAAGAAGTATTTGCTAAACTATCCAGTTTTTCTTGTGTTTTACGTTTCGCATCTTCCTGATATTTATCAATATATTCATGTTTAATAAAATCATAACCAGCAAAAATTAATTTTGGTTTTGAAATAGCACCTTCTGTAGCTTTAGTTGTTCTAGAAGCATCTTCATCACTTTTTTCACGATTTGTGAAATATTCATTGTTAGTTAATCATGTTGCCTTATAATCTTCATAACCACCATAAGGGAAATTGTTATTTTTAGGACTAAAATCTTTTATTGGAACATTACTTTTACCAATAGATATGGAATTTGCTTCGAAGCCTCTTTCATCTACATAATTCAATGTTTCAGCTATCGAATTATCTAAAGTATTTGACAACATTCCAATTACATGTAAGTTAGTTGCAAAAAATAATTTGTACTTATTCTCATCTTCTTTATGATAATCTAATAATCATGTCGTACCAGCTGAGGAAGCTAAAAAGGAATCGTTATTTTTTTCTAAATTTACACCAAATTTAACGGAAAA contains:
- a CDS encoding PhnD/SsuA/transferrin family substrate-binding protein — protein: MKKTKNLFLSISKLGSLMTIATLPVIAASCSNSNSGTSKADANFKLVKANGYSDEMTKLDLGTATLAAGWGDTRALIKNSNNLVVVGATETIANDGVQARSTLKRGDVEAIKSILQHAIKDKQNPKLQISDIQNPGKTKFVFKTYSHNDYSSVDENGQIIIDTKGTKVNTYGTPLVDGSDYFVKNQDGTFARKQGSNNKFKIQFIPSSDPAEVRKASQALETYLNEKGYNIEISTATEYNAAANALKEGSIDVAFLPAGSWAEQAQGTNFILVAGRGVQIIDPYESVTNTTTPAFKDEKILVDAINGYNTFNAKNGKSKLYIPNTLENAPQTVDEQNGYSQVLKNKVESIINAANGNVPVVGFYRSYVMAKKDSEIAVKIQNALKTQGSNWTLPWDEVKGLIKFAYTSTTSSGSYIFPEAWFKKHFTGFTSFKGE
- the phnC gene encoding phosphonate ABC transporter ATP-binding protein, translated to MQYFKKNKNIATDNWNIDWRDVNKTYPNGKKGLTNVNLSIKQGEFVAIIGLSGAGKTTLLKTVNKINEISSGSLTVGPHNVNDLKRKALREFRTKVGIVFQGYNLIDNISVLQNVLAARLPQMHPLRSFLGWYTKEDTEFAYQCLARVNILENAYDRAKDLSGGQMQRVALARTLAQKPKIILADEPVGALDPIMAKSVMDGFLLVNKMDQITVLANLHHVDLALQYADRIIGIKKGEIVFDDSWDKVNLDVLKNIYGEQLEQFDEQQFIETKRKREIIQEEINSKIKEFK
- a CDS encoding ABC transporter permease, whose translation is MQKSSKNNTVFAFKKIQKSVFDYFRPKFIDINGQKVIKKFPWLFALTALVSLIIIILLFIKIKPDFQNSNSFVKLIANFFKFNTNAVIGSKTDITIADTTLQSLKLLWQTISYSVLGTILGIFLGIPIALLSSKNFIKTPWIYGPMRAFMSVLRTIPPIVYAYIIYFILSPSLVATLSIAIFVASLMAKWLYEDLDTYDVSSYYGLQAIGNNKWNAFKKSILPYLIKRIVSYGFYSFEMVVRFAAILSIIGISTIGQLMADEYAVPNNFAHLSIAIWILVIFMVILEVFTFLVKKWILEYSAKHPKIDEGLDFKAKLEQLKKQKPKNIYIKIIVSIIVFSLFIASLFSVEFKTTGPEGFAYFNEGVKNLLHPNWSVFKWNSGDNPIILGTEALAIAVLASIIGLIFSLFFGILASKKVTGSYLSLLFKFIIITLRAIPPFTYALIFLLWQKDSIIWAGTLALGIHSIGMLAKLINESVDKIDDKVFQSLDSLGVSTWTKIRVGIIKEILPQTLSNFLYRIEINFKSTVVIGAVGACDYGYQITVYSVDIRYWSILSSYLIFTIVLLLIIEQISNILRKKIMNGYFLEENVFLKKYFRTRTLVKSLALSNINNTVFMFDNRISKYNISKFNNELLNQFYFENKIKFNQYKVLKNKWSSESSIIYKELKTLKKEAFLSVWKENKNLKIWSWSKRIKLALQASDKVSSKYFENKSIESRKYAS
- a CDS encoding bifunctional oligoribonuclease/PAP phosphatase NrnA; its protein translation is MLVNQLKKFWEIVLQAEYITLCTHIEPDGDTLGSAVALKELIWLNSPKIKDVKISGKDYPRNLSFLLSEKADLVSDEFFDKSLKVVVDTSTKSRIYDQRVVTKEALKIDHHPFENEWLFEIGGDNWPATGQLVAMLIKHLNLKTNNLALEGAAVAILTDTEFFKERNISAETFEAMKVLFEHNLNYPSLLIKMQLNNEELETIWSVCYNKKVDKYVTYTVSNEIITNDIARPLVAKFVEISNTDITIAFLKREQGDYRAEIRSNGSFDVSLIAKHFGGGGHHNSSGFIIENEEKIANVIKYINNLITS
- a CDS encoding MAG0920 family protein, which codes for MTNLFLGFGLVFIPMTLLVLMVNNTKLNFKMYIILFDSMLKNVTNNGLKINDKQLKRILKTIILLLVLFLTINLLGIGSIVFNVMTLVSNFDNILTLMPYLSLFLLFIPPIVFLFLFIRVLVLFIKFKTLKNDKETLLEEKVKVNENDAEFKSIFRSKKLNCSYKLLSQIFKFWSNKSINIHKFDIDRFLKNIKDKDEFEYVAYLLLFSSTNHILNSDNNYLGDEEIIRIWNNLDSVYSNFIN
- a CDS encoding MIP family Ig-specific serine endopeptidase, with amino-acid sequence MKKKILLSMITTTLLPTIGVVSCSQNKYETKKIDTNTDINNTKNDSVIDKVENTESDSTNGNNSSNEDSTINDKISNDTSSNASNTYDGTGKSTEGSSEGGTTENNTQPKIPTFPDADFFRNLSKKNHQYSVDVSKFDKTEASDIYKEIYDRTFSVKFGVNLEKNNDSFLASSAGTTWLLDYHKEDENKYKLFFATNLHVIGMLSNTLDNSIAETLNYVDERGFEANSISIGKSNVPIKDFSPKNNNFPYGGYEDYKATWLTNNEYFTNREKSDEDASRTTKATEGAISKPKLIFAGYDFIKHEYIDKYQEDAKRKTQEKLDSLANTSYDPDDKSSEVWALNNTLKNNKYIPFYTDFAVFEIDVDFTKMTSNYAEWFKNAIKALDKYIERNSKNITPNQDKSISKYMLTTDYITAEKQTGTDNLKNSKNIYIGGYPAYESSFSSWSQNNPVERNSDETWYNRAPKNSEAFGLPSRSYEEKMTNNNFSPYTTVFGKTLADFYGFIHSIHFSSLYYGASGSVVYNEFGQIIGAYSGVSSKVKYGDLSSISSFTPLLLSEDYTLNNNTIKAYNLIDGTDKTKYEGQIASYRENLRKIYPSGFGNGKKDTALFTEGF